The stretch of DNA AACACAGGCAAATCATCAGTTATCAATGCCGTGACCGGGAGACACAGAGCTCGAACGTCCTCAATATCAGGCTACACAAAAGGAGTGCAACTTGTGAATGCAGGTTCACGTATCAAGTTCATTGATACGCCAGGGGTGATTCCCTTTGGCGAGAACGATGAGCATATACAGGGCCTGCTTGCAGTGAAAGATTCAACACACCTGCAGGACACCATTGGCGTGGCCATGACGATAATAGAGAAAATATGCGCTGAAAACAAAACAGCCCTGGAATCTTTCTACAATGTTGCAATAGAGGAACAGGATTCCTATGAAGTGCTTGAACTCATTGGCAGACAGAGCAACTTCCTGAAGAAAAAAGCTGAGGTGGATGAAACAAGGGCGGCAGTCAAGATAATCAATGACTGGCAAAAAGGGCTGCTTATGGTTTAGAAGCTGTCCAACAATCCCATCAAAACCAAATTTCACAGCAATCCACAAAACTCATTTTTTTACGGCAACATATCTTCTTGGATCGTTTCACGGGTAATGACCATGCTCATTTTCTAAAATGATCTGAAATTATTTTCCTCTCCCCCCTCTGGAGGATCTCACCCATTGTGGATTGGGAGACATCAAAGATTTTTGCAAGTTTTTTGATCGTAATCCTCTTTGGACAATCGTAATATCCTTTTTGAAAAGCTGCATGGATGATCTCTTCCTGTCTTTTAGTAAGCATATTCGGTTTAGTTAAATTAATAGTGCTCTTTAATTCAACCTTGCACCCATTCCCTTCAAGGTTGTCGATCAAGTGGATCAGGGAACCTTCACCACCTGTTATCAGTTTCCATTCCACACTTCCATCCCCAAGACTCAAAGCCGATGTCAGGAAACACTCCGAACCTGTTAATGCCCTGCATGCGGCGCATTTGTCTGAGATGACGGAACCCAGAACACTACCATCACTAAGGGAGGTTATATCGACACTGCATACTTCAGCATGCTCCTCGATTTCTTTTATGATGTCGTCGGTTATCCCAAGAGTGTTATCAATCTCAATAAGGCCGCGACCACCTGAGTCTCCATGCGGCATACATTCTTTGAACTTGATTGGAACAGGATATTTTGCAGTAATATCCTTCACCCAGTTATCTGGCATTGTGATTTTAAGTACTACTTCCCTCATTCAAACCCCTTCATTTAATACAAATGTCAACGGATGATAATCCATTTTCTCCCCACAAGAGGGGCACTCCACACTACCTATGTGGGGAATTACAGATATCTCTTTTGAACAACCTGCGCAATAGATCAGATCCCTTATCCCCAACCGCACCTCCAGCACTACCAATATCCTGTGCACTTTCCTGAAAATAACTTCCCTGTACTTAATAGCAAAATAATAACTAACCAGTGCCAGTACCGCCCCGGCAACCAGGTCAGTGATCCAGTGTATGCCCAGGTACACCGTAGAAAACAGGATCGCAGCAGTGGACAACGCAGCAAACACTTTGTATCGATAAAGATTTGTCCTGTACACCACTACCATTAAAGCCAATACTGACAGTGCTGCATGCAGGCTGGGAAAATCATTATCCAGGAACGGGTCCACCACTCTCACACCCTGGTCGATGATCGGACTTAATTCATACAGCAGAGGTAAAACATTGGGCAGGGCGTATCCTGTAACCGTAACTGGTACGAAGATATAGAACGGGAATGCCGCCAGGTAGATGATGATAAAAGCTATGGTGAACTCTTCAAGTGCTTTGAGGTTGTGGGTGTATATCAATATCACGAATGTGAATATCATCAAAAATGAGAAAATCATCAGGTAGATGAATCCGTTGAGGTATGTTAGCATGGGCGTAGCAAAACCCTGGAAATTACTTACAAGGTCGCCTTCTATCATTAATAGATATCCGGTATAATCAGCATTCACACTGATACCCAGCATATTGACAATGGACGACTGGGACTGTACAAGCATATAAACAAGAGAAGCAGATACAAAAAACGGCCAGAACCCCATCAAGAACCTGCGCCTGGATATATTATACGTCTGTTCTTTAACTTCTCCCGGTATAAGGGTATAAATACCGACCACTGTCATCAATGCAAGAAGGGGCAGCATAATTATTGTCATTAAGTATGTCGAAGTCATTCCACTAACCTGGGTGGAGTATAATAAATCCAGTAAATATAAAGGTTTATGCGAAATTCCAACAAAATCTTATTATTCAATAATCTCATTCTATGTGGTACTATGTTTACGATTATTACAGGCACTCAGTTCGGTGATGAAGGAAAGGGAAAGATTGTTGATCTGATGGCCAGGGAATATGACATTATCGTCCGTTTCCAGGGTGGCGATAATGCAGGCCATACCGTTGTTGTTGACGGCAAGAAGTATAAACTCCATCTTACTCCTTCCGGTGTGTTGTTCGATGTCAGGCTGCTTATCGGTCCAGGTACTGTGATGAACCCACAGACTCTTGCAAGGGAACTTGACACCCTGGCCGATGACGGTACAGTTGTGGATGAAAAAAAGCTTGGAATAGATGCAAAGACAAGCATTATCATGCCGTACCATGTGGAACTGGACGGATTGGGGGAGTCGGCGCGGAGCGTTAAGATAGGTACAACCAAACGCGGCATCGGCTATGCATATATCGACAAAGTGGCCCGGGACGAAGTACAGATGGCAGACCTGGCAGATGAGCAGCAACTGCGCAGACGGCTTGAAGAGCTTACTCCGATAAAGGCTGCCCAGATACAGAGCATGGGCGGCGACCCATCTATAATGGAAGATGAGACCTGGATCAGGACATATGTTGAACTGGGGCGAAGGTTCGCTCCCTTCATTGCCGATGTTTCTCATGAAATAAACACTGCCCTTGACCAAGGCAAGAAGGTACTGGCAGAAGGTGCACAGGGAGCACACCTTGACGTGATACACGGCACCCAGAAATTCGTGACATCTTCATCATGCATCGCAGGTTCGGCCTGTGCAAACCTGGGAGTGGGACCTACCAGGGTGGACGAGGTGTTGGGAATATTGAAAGCCTATATTACCCGTGTGGGCGAAGGACCGCTGCCTACCGAACTTAAAGACAGTACAGGAGATCATATCAGGGAAGCGGGCGGCGAGTTTGGCACCACTACCGGCAGGCCCAGACGCTGCGGCTGGTTCGACCTGCCCCTTGTAAAGAAATCAGTGGCACTGAACGGTTATACACATATAGCACTGACCAAACTGGACGTACTGTCAGACATGCATCCGTTGAAAGTATGTGTGGCATATGAGCTGGATGGCGTAAGACTGGATTACCCGCCAGAATCCACCGCAGACCTTGCCAGGTGTGTGCCGGTTCTTGAAGACCTGCCAGGGTGGGACGGGGACCTCACAGGTATTCGCAGTATGGATGCCCTGCCGGATGGTGCAATTGAATATTTATCCAGACTTGAGTCGCTTGTAGGTGTTCCTTTCAAATATATCTCAGTCGGACCCGGACGGGAACAAACATTCATAAAATAATTGATAATTAATAAACCACAGAGAGCACAGAGGACACAGAGGGTAAAATCAGAAGCAAGCTCTGTGCTCTCTGTGTCCTCTGTGGTTAAAATATAATTGTGTGAGAGTGAATCGGGGATGTGTGAGGGATATATATGATCCATGAAGCATCGTTGTTTGAAAAGCTGGAAAAAAGAAAGGTCAAGTGCCATTTGTGTGCCCATGAGTGCACAATAGCAAATGGTAAAATAGGCATTTGCGGTGTACGGGTAAACAGGAACGGCACACTGTTCACTCTTATTTACAATACTGTATCCAGTGAAGCCGTTGACCCTATTGAGAAAAAACCCCTGTACCATTTTCTCCCCGGTACTTTAAGTTATTCCCAGGGCACTATCGGCTGTAATTTCAGGTGCAGTCACTGCCAGAACTGGACCATTTCCCAGGTTAAACTTGAGCAGGCACATATCAGGGAGATTACGCCTGAAGAGTCTGTGGCCCAGGCATTGGCTTCTGATTGTGCCAGCATCTCCTGGACATATAACGAGCCAACTATTTGGCACGAATTCACTTACGACTCTGCCAGGCTGGCCCATGAAGCAGGGCTGAAAACTGTGTATGTGACCAACGGCTATATCACAGAGGATGCACTGCGGGATATTTCCCCGTACCTCGACGCTTTCAGGGTTGATATCAAGGCATTCGGGGATGAGTTCTATAGGGATACGTGCCGGGCACACTTGCAGCCGGTGCTGGATTCAAGTGTGGTGGCAAGGGAACTGGGCATGCATATCGAGGTGATCAATCTGGTCATACCTGGCAAGAACGATGACCCAAAAGAGACGCGGAATCTCATTGAATGGGTGCATGACAACCTTGGATCTCAGACGCCCGTACATTTCACGAGGTTCTATCCCATGTATAAAATGAAGGATGTCAGCCCTACACCTGTGGCTACACTGGAGAGGGCGTGGCAGATGGCAAAGGATGCGGGGATGGAGTATCCGTATGTGGGTAATGTGGCTGGGCATAAGTATGAGAACACGTACTGTCCCGGGTGCGGGACGCTGCTGATAGACAGGAGCGGTTTTCAGATTGCGAAGAATGTTATTACAGGGGATAAGAAGTGTCCCGATTGCGGGTATGGGATTGCCGTGGTATTGGACTGATCCGGGGGAATATTTGAAGATGCTTGCGTGATTGTTTATGCTGTTCATAATATAGTGCGAATATATGAATAAATATTCATAATATATTGGGAAAAAATTGAATATTATTCACACACTATAATATAGGACAATGGTATATGAAGAAATACTGATAAAGCAGAACAAACACTGGAGATGCGAAAGTTGGCTCTTCGCTAATTCATGTGACTAACTGGAAATTCAATTGTCCCAATCGAAGGTAGATCACAGTAATGAAATTCTGAACATTTCGATAACCACGAGCACTTCTTTTTAATAACTGTATCACGCTATTAGTTCCCTCTAATCAATACCTTCGCCACATTCGTTGTGATACAATATATTTTTTGTTACATAGTCATTCCAACACTACCCAAAATCCAGTGATTTTTTTCCATTTAATAACCAAACTTATTTAATATATGTGTGCATACAGTATTTTATGGGCCGGAATAGGGCATATTATGTCGCCAAAAAAATAAGTTTGGTGATTTAGAAAAAACAATCAAAGGAAAAGAAAAGGAACTTCGAGTACTGAACAGGCTTTACTTCATACGTTTTCTTTATCAAGGATACGTCATAGAAGAAGCAAGTGAAAAGCTTGGGATAACCATGCCGAATGCTTATGAATGGCTCAAACGGTGGAATAAAGCAGGGTATGACGGACTTGTTCCAAACTTCAACGGAGGTCCAAAACCAAAACTTAGCGAAGAGGAAATTGAGATATTAAAGAACCTACTTAAACACAAAGATGACTGGAAATTAAAAGAAGTTCGCAAGCTAATCAAAGAGCAATTTGGTGTTGAACATTCTGAAATGCACGCCGGGAGGATTGTGGTAAAGCTGAAGCAAGTACCATAATATGCTTAATGGATAATCAGTTTTAACGAGATCTATACTAATAAATTATTTGGGAATATAATTTAAATATGTTGTGTTAAGGGGATGCCATGTTTAATAACGACATTGAACCGATTGACAACAATCGTAACCACCATGTTAACCATGGCCGGGCGAGTAACCATGCTTGGAATATCACGTTGGACTGATGATGGTGGCAGTTACCGCACAATTCAACGTTTTTTCAATACCAAGATCAGAGGGAAAAAATTCATTGGTGCTTGATTCGTCAATATTTTTTGGATGACGATGACCCATTTATCTTTGTCGGTGATGAAACGGTTGTAACAAAAGCCGGAAAGATGACGTATGGCCTCAATCGATTTTTTTCATCCATCTATGGAAAAACGGTGCCAGGTTTAGATTTTTTCACATTATAATTGATAAGTACAAAGCAGCGAACCTCTTACCCATTGATAACCTAGCAGATGACTCATTCTGAAGATAAAAAAAACGACAAAAAACGCAATTACTGCAGAAGATCGTAAAAATAAGCAAAATAAAAGCGATTGCCCTACAAAAAGAGAAAGAGGTAGGCCAAAAGGCAGTAAAAATAAAAACAAAGTAGATGTCGAACTATCATCTTATCTATACATCATTCAGAGTATTCTTAAGGGAATGTTGAAGCTAATTGGTTCCACCATTCCTATCACATATATTGCACTTGATGGTGCATTTGGGCACAATAATGCTTTACAAATGGTCAGACAATGCAAATTGCACATTATTTCAAAATTACAATATAATTCTGCACTCTATTTCCCGTATAAAGGCACATATCATGGGTGTGGTGCACGTAGAAAATATGGTGATAAAATTGACTACAGCTGCATCCCATCCAAATATTTGAAAGAAACCATTATTGAAAAGTCAGTTCAAATTGAGATTTATCAAATGGATATGCTGCACAAGCGATTTGCTCAAAAGCTAAATGTGGTTATTATTGTTAAAACCAATCTCAAAACACATGCACGGGGGCATGTGATATTGTTCAGCAGTGATCTAAAGTTGGCCTATGACAAGTTAGTCGATTATTACAAACTACGTTTTCAGATTGAGTTTAACTTCCGAAATGCAAAACAATATTGGGGTCTGGAAGATTTTATGAATGTCAAGGAGGTTCCTGTAACTAACACTGCCAACTTAGCTTTTTTCATGGTGAATGTTTCTCAGGCATTAATTCACAATGTTCACAAGGATGATCCCCACTTTGGCATCCAAGACCTTAAAGTATACTTCAGAGGTGGCAAATATGTCAATGAAACATTAAAATTACTACCACAAAAACCAGACCGAATTTTAATTCAGCAGATATTTAGCCGAATAACGAAAATTGGAAGTATTAATAGTGGTTAGTACTGATTAATGGCGAAGGTATTGTTATATGATGTTAATTATTATGGTATAAGATTATATCGGTCACTTTTGGTTAATAGTGACCGATGAATTTTTAAATCAATAGGATAATAATACACAATATGGAAAAAGAAAAAATAATCGAAATACTGGACGAATGGAATTTCTGGTCAAAGACTCCGGATTGTGGAATTCTACGGGACGGATATCTCCAGCTATTTGAAAACATGAAAGCAACACAACAGGTCGTATTCATAACCGGAGTCCGGCGCTCTGGAAAATCCACCTTGATGAAACAGCACATCAAGAAAATGATCGATAAAGGCGACGACAAAAGGAATTTCCTTCACATTAATTTTGAAGAACCAAAATTCATTGATGAATTGTCAGTCCAGTTTTTAATTGACGCATTTGATGCATACCTGGAGATAGTACAGCCGACTTCAACCCCTGATCTTTTCCTTGATGAGATCCAGAATGTTAAAGGCTGGGAGCGGTTTGTACGTGCACTACATGAAAAGAGGAGTGCAAATATCTTTGTTTCAGGTTCATCTGCCAAGTTACTAAGTAAAGAACTTGGTACTGCACTTACAGGCAGGCATATTGATATCCATGTATATCCGCTGACCTTTAGGGGGTTTCTGGAATTCAACGATCTTAAGCTGGAGACAAAGCTGGATATTGCAACAAATAAATTGAAGATCAGGCAGATGATGCGGAAATATCTCTCATCCGGTGGATTTCCCCTTGTTGTACTGCTTGACGGGAATAATGATATACTGCGTGATTATTTTAACGATATTATTTTACGGGACATAGCTGAGCGGTACAGGGTCCTCAAAGTGGATAAGTTACGAAGTCTTGCAAAATATTATTTGACCAACATCGGAGCTCCGTCATCTTTCAGAAAGATTGCGAATTTTATTGGTATAAGCCTGGACAGTGTAGAGAGGTATTCCTACCACCTCAGTGATGCTTACCTGATCTTTTTCGTGAAAAAATTTTCATATTCACTCAAGGAGCAGGAAATAAATCCGCGCAAGGTCTATGCCATCGACCCCGGACTGCGCAATATTGTGAGCTTCAAGTTCAGTGAAGATGTGGGGAAACTTTATGAAAATACGGTATTTCTGGAACTGTACAGGATGGGGGAAGAGGTTTATTATTATCAGGGCAGGCATGAATGCGACTTTGTGGTAATGAGAGGACAGAACATTACACAGGCATTCCAGGTCTGCTATTCCCTGACTAAGCAAAACAGGGAGCGTGAGATTGCAGGTCTGCTTGAAGCTATGGATGAATTCGAGTTAAGCGAGGGTACGATAATCACGGATGATGTGGAGACTGTTGAGATGTATGGTGATAAGAGCATCAGGTTTGTGCCTTTGTGGAAATGGCTGCTGGGTTAGCTGTTCAAATGGGTAGAAAGACCCATCACCCATGGAAATACTCACCCTGCGCCGCCTTCTGCACAGGCGACCCACACGGTTCAGCCCCAGGCACACCCACAGCATCGGCCCGGCACTGATGGTATAACATAGACTGAAAAGCTAAACATTTTACGATAAATTATTCCAATAGTTTAATACGTCTTAATACAAGTTTATATTCATTATTTATCAATCAATTATTTCATATAAGACTAATACAGTATTAGTTCAAATTTATAAAAGAAAATACTATAATCAATTAATAAGAATGTTTGAAATTAAAAAGATGGAACAAGGCAATAAATAAGATACTCACAGAAGATAGACAAAAACTTATGTTGTATTGTATTTTTAAAAAAATGAGAATGTCTCTGAATATAATGACACCAGTGGGATTGTAGAAGGAAATTCTGCTTAACTTTGTGTTGACATAATTGGGTAAAGTTTGAAAGTATTAAAATAGACAGGAGCTTGAATATGAAACTATCAATTAAAAATCTCGGCCCATTAAAACAAGCTGAATTTGAACTTGGCGAACTGACTATTATTTGTGGACAAAATAATACAGGTAAAACATATGCCACTTATGCCGTTTTCGGTTTTCTTTCTGAATGGAGAAAGGTTTTTTCAATACACGTACCTAAAAATAATATTCAACAGCTTCTTACAGAAGGTGTAACTGAATTAGACATTCAGGAATTTGTAATTGATGCTCAAAATATTCTAAAGAAGGGGTGTAAATCTTATACGGAACGACTTCCAACTATATTTGCATCTTCTCCGCAAAAATTTATCGAATGTGATTTTCGGGCGCATCTTAATACCAATGATATTCAGCCAATTTCAAAATTCGAAAGAACAATTAGCGCAACGAAATCTCAGTTGTTTTCTATATCCAAGAAACAAAATCAGTCCAAAATCACAATTTCTTTACTAGTAGAAAAAGAGAATGTACGTATTCCAAATGAAATCATCAACCATGTGATAAGTGATGCATTGAAAGATATAATTTTTGGTCATCTTTTTCCAAACCCATTTATTGCAAGTGCCGAACGCACAGGGGCTGCAATATTTCGTAAGGAACTTAACTTTGCCAGAAATCGACTATTG from ANME-2 cluster archaeon encodes:
- the rsgA gene encoding GTPase RsgA, coding for MASYKRMTKDVIKKADVLLEVIDARFPDETRNSEIERDIARAKKPFIIVLNKCDLVSKENLERTKSRLSKIAPTVFVSSKDRSGTTILRHKILEIANMRGHEILVGSLGYPNTGKSSVINAVTGRHRARTSSISGYTKGVQLVNAGSRIKFIDTPGVIPFGENDEHIQGLLAVKDSTHLQDTIGVAMTIIEKICAENKTALESFYNVAIEEQDSYEVLELIGRQSNFLKKKAEVDETRAAVKIINDWQKGLLMV
- a CDS encoding inositol phosphorylceramide synthase, whose translation is MTIIMLPLLALMTVVGIYTLIPGEVKEQTYNISRRRFLMGFWPFFVSASLVYMLVQSQSSIVNMLGISVNADYTGYLLMIEGDLVSNFQGFATPMLTYLNGFIYLMIFSFLMIFTFVILIYTHNLKALEEFTIAFIIIYLAAFPFYIFVPVTVTGYALPNVLPLLYELSPIIDQGVRVVDPFLDNDFPSLHAALSVLALMVVVYRTNLYRYKVFAALSTAAILFSTVYLGIHWITDLVAGAVLALVSYYFAIKYREVIFRKVHRILVVLEVRLGIRDLIYCAGCSKEISVIPHIGSVECPSCGEKMDYHPLTFVLNEGV
- a CDS encoding adenylosuccinate synthase; translated protein: MFTIITGTQFGDEGKGKIVDLMAREYDIIVRFQGGDNAGHTVVVDGKKYKLHLTPSGVLFDVRLLIGPGTVMNPQTLARELDTLADDGTVVDEKKLGIDAKTSIIMPYHVELDGLGESARSVKIGTTKRGIGYAYIDKVARDEVQMADLADEQQLRRRLEELTPIKAAQIQSMGGDPSIMEDETWIRTYVELGRRFAPFIADVSHEINTALDQGKKVLAEGAQGAHLDVIHGTQKFVTSSSCIAGSACANLGVGPTRVDEVLGILKAYITRVGEGPLPTELKDSTGDHIREAGGEFGTTTGRPRRCGWFDLPLVKKSVALNGYTHIALTKLDVLSDMHPLKVCVAYELDGVRLDYPPESTADLARCVPVLEDLPGWDGDLTGIRSMDALPDGAIEYLSRLESLVGVPFKYISVGPGREQTFIK
- the amrS gene encoding AmmeMemoRadiSam system radical SAM enzyme — translated: MIHEASLFEKLEKRKVKCHLCAHECTIANGKIGICGVRVNRNGTLFTLIYNTVSSEAVDPIEKKPLYHFLPGTLSYSQGTIGCNFRCSHCQNWTISQVKLEQAHIREITPEESVAQALASDCASISWTYNEPTIWHEFTYDSARLAHEAGLKTVYVTNGYITEDALRDISPYLDAFRVDIKAFGDEFYRDTCRAHLQPVLDSSVVARELGMHIEVINLVIPGKNDDPKETRNLIEWVHDNLGSQTPVHFTRFYPMYKMKDVSPTPVATLERAWQMAKDAGMEYPYVGNVAGHKYENTYCPGCGTLLIDRSGFQIAKNVITGDKKCPDCGYGIAVVLD
- a CDS encoding helix-turn-helix domain-containing protein, whose protein sequence is MPNAYEWLKRWNKAGYDGLVPNFNGGPKPKLSEEEIEILKNLLKHKDDWKLKEVRKLIKEQFGVEHSEMHAGRIVVKLKQVP
- a CDS encoding ATP-binding protein; this encodes MEKEKIIEILDEWNFWSKTPDCGILRDGYLQLFENMKATQQVVFITGVRRSGKSTLMKQHIKKMIDKGDDKRNFLHINFEEPKFIDELSVQFLIDAFDAYLEIVQPTSTPDLFLDEIQNVKGWERFVRALHEKRSANIFVSGSSAKLLSKELGTALTGRHIDIHVYPLTFRGFLEFNDLKLETKLDIATNKLKIRQMMRKYLSSGGFPLVVLLDGNNDILRDYFNDIILRDIAERYRVLKVDKLRSLAKYYLTNIGAPSSFRKIANFIGISLDSVERYSYHLSDAYLIFFVKKFSYSLKEQEINPRKVYAIDPGLRNIVSFKFSEDVGKLYENTVFLELYRMGEEVYYYQGRHECDFVVMRGQNITQAFQVCYSLTKQNREREIAGLLEAMDEFELSEGTIITDDVETVEMYGDKSIRFVPLWKWLLG